CTCCGGCGCGGAGTCGCTGGCGGGCTCCTCCAACATCTTCATCGGCGTCGAGTCGGCCATGACGGTGCGCCCCTATCTCGACCGCATGACCCGCTCCGAGCTGCTCACGCTCGTCACCTGCGGCATGGCCACGGTGGCGTCCACCACCCTGGCGCTCTACGTGCTGTTCCTGAAGGACAGCTTCCCGCTCATCGCCGGACACCTCGTGTCCGCCTCGCTCATGTCCATCCCGGCCGCGGCGCTGGTGTCCAAGCTGATCTTGCCCGAAACGGAGACACCGGACACGCTCGGAGGCGTGCCGCCCATGGCCGAGAGCGGGCGCAAGCAGAACACCATGGCCGCGCTGATGGACGGCTCCTGGGAAGGCCTCAAGCTGGCGGCGGGCATCGGCACCCTGCTCGTGGCCATCCTGGGCTTCGTCGCCCTCGTCGACTACGGCCTGCTCAAGGTGACCGCGCCGTTGAGCGACATCCTCGCCGGACCCGTGGACCTGCGGCGCATCCTCGGCTGGATCTTCACGCCGCTGGCGTGGCTCCTGGGCCTTGCGGAGAGCGATCTCACGGCCGCCGGCCGCCTGCTCGGCGGGCGCGCCATCCTCACCGAGGTCGTCGCCTACCAGGAACTGGGCAGGCTCGGAGCCGAGGGCGCGATCTCGCCCCGCGGCATCCTGGTCCTGTCGTATACCCTGTGCGGCTTCGCCCACGTCGCCTCGCTTGGCATTTTCATCGGCGGCATCGGCGCCCTGGCGCCGGCGCGCCGCGGCGACCTGTCCGCCGTGGGCATCCGCGCCCTGGTGGGCGCCACCCTCGCGACCCTCATGACCGGCGCGGTCGCGGGCTTCTACTACTACGGGCAGCAAGGGCTGCTGGGCGTATGAAACGGAGGCAAACGTATGAGTGCTGAAAACGGCGCATGGGCGCCCCCCGACTCCATCCCCCGTCCCGAAGTGGTCAAGCTCTCCCGCGAGACCCTCGACCTGCCCGACATCCCGGTGGGGAACCGCGAGGACATCTTTCGCATCCGCGCCCTGGACATGGACTGGGACATCGGCACCATGACCTACGCGCCGGAGGACCCCGCCCGTATCCCCAAGGCCCCGGACGGCAGGCGCGCCGGCATCTTCCTGCTGCACGGCGGCACCTCGGACTACAAGTCGCTGGAGCCGGTGGCGCGCATGCTGGCGACGAAGTTCGGCTTCAAGGTCACGCTCATGACCTTTCCCGGGCGGCTCTACCTGCTGGACCCCTCCAGGGACTGGCCCGGCGATACCATCGAACCCGACGGCACCGGCCGGACGCCGCTCTGGACCAAGGAAACGCGCATCACCCGCGACCAATACGACGTGGCGCGCGACGATGCCCGGCGCGAGAGCTACGGCACGGTCATCTCGCTGGTGGCGCGGGAAGGCACCGAGTTCTACCACCGCATGGCGGCGTGGCCCGTGGCCTTCGAGGAGGCCCTGCGCGAGAGCTGCCGGCGCGAGTTCGACCCGTCCGAGTACGCCCTCTACGTCCACGGCCACTCCACCGGCGGACCGTTCGCCATGATCGCCGCCCAACGGGTGGCCAACGTCGACGGCGTGCTCGGCTACGGCTCCTCCACCTTCGCCTACATCTACACGGCCACCACCGGCGACCGCTGGGAGTTCCCCTTCAACCACCTGCGCCTGCGCACTTGGCGCGACACGGCGCGCTACCTCTACGAAGGCCTCAAGGACAAGGGCTACAGCCTGCCCATGCTCATGGAGCTCACCATGGAGAAGTGGGAGATGGGGAAGAAACGCACCAACTTCAAGGCCGAGGACTTCGTCCACAAGAACGGCGCCGGCGCGCTGGACCAGGCCGCCCGGGTCACCGCCCGGCGCCTGAAGATGAGCGGCACGGACGAGGAGCGCCTCGTCGCCCGCTACCTCGGCTACCTGCGGGAACTGTCCGGCCCCGATGCCAAGCCGGTGCCGCCCGTGCTCTCCCTTCACGGCCTGGACGACGACACCGTCACCCTCCGGCGCTGCTGCGACGCCCTGCCGCTCTACGCCGCCATGGACCCCGCCCCCAAGGTAGCCTGCGTCTCCCTGGGCGCCGGCATCCACACCTGGGGCCTCACCTACGACGATCTCCCGCGCGGCATCATCCCCCCGGTGTGCCGGCTGTGGCACGACGCCATCGTCGGCGGGTTCTTCGCGCGCTGAAGACACAGGCAGGCTGTGTCAAGACTCCGCTCGGATGAGGATTGGCATCCACGCCCCGATTCGTCATTCCCGCGAAACAGGCTGTGTCAAAACTGGTGAGGCACCGCCCCCTGATTAGAGGCAACAACCCCCGATTCGTCATTCCCGCGGAAGCGGGAATCCATGGGCGGTGGTGGGGCACTACAAAGGCGTTTCCCCGCCTCGCCGCCCCTGGATTCCCGCTTCCGCGGGAATGACGAATCGGGGGGCGGCGCCTCACCAGTTTTGACACAGCCTGTTTCGCGGGAATGACGGTTCCCAGGTACGGTAGTCATTTCGCGGTCGGTGAGTTAGGCTGGAAGCACAATGATCGGCGCGCGTACAGAGGCAGTGCACAAGCCGCCCTGGCTCAAGGTCCGGATCCCGTCCGGCGCCGAGTACAACCGCCTCAAGGACAACTTCCGTGGGCTCAAGCTGCACACGGTGTGCGAGGAGGCGCGCTGTCCCAACCTGGCCGAGTGCTGGCGTGCGGGAACGGCGACCATCATGATCCTCGGGGACGTGTGCACGCGCGGGTGCCGGTTCTGCGCAGTCAAAACGGCCAAGAACGGCGCGCCCGTGGACCCGGACGAGCCCAGGCGGGTGGCAGAGGCATTGGCACGCATGGAGTTGCGCTACGTGGTCCTCACCTCCGTGGACCGGGACGACCTCGATGATGGGGGCGCCGGCGTGTTCGCCGACACCATCCGGGAGACCCGGCAGCGGTGCCCGGAGCTGATCATCGAGGCGTTGATCCCGGATTTTCGCGGCGACGTCCGCGCGCTCGGGAAGGTCGTCGACGCCGCCCCCCAGGTCATCGGTCAGAACATCGAGACCGTCCAGCGCCTCACGCGCTACGCCCGGGACCGGCGCTGCGGCTACGAACAGACCCTGGACGTGCTCACGAACGTCAAGGCCCTGGACCGGCGCGTCTACACCAAGAGCGCCATCCTTCTCGGCATGGGCGAGACCCGCGACGAGGTCCTCGCCACCATGCGCGACCTACGCGCCCGCGGCGTCGACATCCTCACCTTGGGCCAGTACCTCCAGCCCACCCGCAAGCACCTGCCCGTGGCGGAGTTCGTGCACCCCGACCGTTTCCGGCACTACGAAGAGCAGGGGTTGGCGTTAGGTTTCCGCTACGTCGCCGCCGGCCCGATGGTACGCAGCTCCTACAAGGCCGCGGAGTTCTTCGTCGAGAAGATGCTCACCGCTGGACATTGAGGCGCCGGTGCGCCCCTCCCACGCTAGTTTCGCGGACGGATGGCCGGGCTCGGCGGAGCGCGACGACGGGGATCTCGCGCCGCGTGCCGGCGCGGTAGGTGCCGAAGCGAGGATTCGCCGCGACCACCCTGTCGTACAGCGTGTCGCGCTCATGTCCCCGGATCACATGGGCCTCGGCGGCGAAGCGCTCGCCGCCGGTCTCGACGACGACCCTCGGGTCGGCGGCGAGGTTCAGGTACCACGTGGGATGCCGGTCCTGGCCGTAGTTCGAAGCGACGACGACGAGGTCGCCGGTCTCA
The sequence above is a segment of the Deltaproteobacteria bacterium genome. Coding sequences within it:
- a CDS encoding nucleoside permease nupX, which encodes MSWLNLGSLGGLIALAFLAWAAGGFRRPLPWRTVLTAGGLMLVLGAAVFWIPWTHTALIWINDTVITILRAGNEGARFLFGPLALNPGETTAGGSASIGFILAAQVFPAVVFFASLMAALYHLRILQPVVKLFAILFHRTMGLSGAESLAGSSNIFIGVESAMTVRPYLDRMTRSELLTLVTCGMATVASTTLALYVLFLKDSFPLIAGHLVSASLMSIPAAALVSKLILPETETPDTLGGVPPMAESGRKQNTMAALMDGSWEGLKLAAGIGTLLVAILGFVALVDYGLLKVTAPLSDILAGPVDLRRILGWIFTPLAWLLGLAESDLTAAGRLLGGRAILTEVVAYQELGRLGAEGAISPRGILVLSYTLCGFAHVASLGIFIGGIGALAPARRGDLSAVGIRALVGATLATLMTGAVAGFYYYGQQGLLGV
- the lipA gene encoding lipoyl synthase; protein product: MIGARTEAVHKPPWLKVRIPSGAEYNRLKDNFRGLKLHTVCEEARCPNLAECWRAGTATIMILGDVCTRGCRFCAVKTAKNGAPVDPDEPRRVAEALARMELRYVVLTSVDRDDLDDGGAGVFADTIRETRQRCPELIIEALIPDFRGDVRALGKVVDAAPQVIGQNIETVQRLTRYARDRRCGYEQTLDVLTNVKALDRRVYTKSAILLGMGETRDEVLATMRDLRARGVDILTLGQYLQPTRKHLPVAEFVHPDRFRHYEEQGLALGFRYVAAGPMVRSSYKAAEFFVEKMLTAGH
- a CDS encoding nitroreductase/quinone reductase family protein codes for the protein MPAWKRLLIAWLFVPVHAFLFRLSGGRVLGRLEGTGVLILVTMGRKSGKRRLSPLLYFRFDETGDLVVVASNYGQDRHPTWYLNLAADPRVVVETGGERFAAEAHVIRGHERDTLYDRVVAANPRFGTYRAGTRREIPVVALRRARPSVRETSVGGAHRRLNVQR